The following coding sequences lie in one Glycine max cultivar Williams 82 chromosome 19, Glycine_max_v4.0, whole genome shotgun sequence genomic window:
- the LOC100305694 gene encoding Thioredoxin-like 3-3 (The RefSeq protein has 1 substitution compared to this genomic sequence) — protein sequence MEGSNEQDKAKKGLEGTAIDLPTNRRVNLKSATSDDDFTNILAHIKSSKTPAVIKYGAPWCPVCIQILPAFCRLSNNFPKLTFVYTVIDECPETTQHIRYTPTFQFYRNGEKVDEMYGAGGEERLHDRLWLHS from the exons ATGGAGGGAAGCAACGAGCAAGATAAGGCAAAGAAAGGGTTAGAAGGCACTGCCATAGATTTACCTACTAACCGCCGTGTCAACCTGAAAAGCGCTACCAGCGACGACGACTTCACCAACATTCTTGCACACATCAAATCCTCCAAAACCCCC GCTGTCATCAAATATGGCGCTCCTTG GTGTCCCGTTTGTATCCAAATTCTCCCAGCATTCTGTAGACTGAGCAATAATTTTCCAAAGCTTACCTTTGTATACACAGACATCGATGAATGCCCAGAAACAACTCAACACATTCGGTACACTCCCACCTTCCAATTTTACCGGAATGGTGAAAAGGTAGATGAGATGTATGGTGCTGGTGGGGAAGAGAGGCTCCATGATCGTCTGTGGTTGCACTCTTAA
- the LOC100816619 gene encoding FAD synthase — translation MEIDKAIRECDDRRLQTKYNNATYVVQRALALYSIEEVAFSFNGGKDSTVLLHILRAGYFLHKKGQNSANGDLKDFPIRTIYFESPCAFPEINSFTYDTAATYGLQIDTISLDFKSGLEALLKEKPIRAIFLGVRIGDPTAVGQEQFSPSSPGWPPFMRVNPILDWSYRDVWAFLLTCKVNYCSLYDQGYTSIGSIYDTVPNSLLCISNSSNKFKPAYLLADGRLERAGRAKRPSTSTGGQHPAESNGLTSQDSLKNSMLTASIIAVGDEILFGIVEDQLGPYLCRKLHCIGWSVFQHSVVHNNIDSVAEEVERQKSKSDMVFIYGGVGPLHSDVSIAGIAKAFGVRLAPDEEFEEYLRHIIGDQCTGDRNEMAQLPEGITELWHHDKLSVPLIKCENVIILSATNVPELEKQWDCWIELAKSSDLLALLEPYVSKDVTTNLSDVEIAQPLSKLCLEFPDLYIGCYRKARYGSLIVSFKGKDLTRIESAIKALHKKFQPSAFVEMN, via the exons ATGGAGATCGATAAGGCAATTAGAGAGTGTGACGATCGAAGACTTCAGACCAAGTACAACAACGCTACCTATGTTGTTCAGAGAGCTTTGGCTTTGTATTC TATTGAGGAGGTTGCCTTCAGTTTCAATGGAGGAAAGGATTCAACG GTTTTGTTGCACATACTCAGGGCTGGCTATTTCTTGCACAAAAAGGGGCAAAATAGTGCAAATGGGGATCTAAAAGATTTTCCAATTCGAACAATATATTTTGAGAGTCCTTGTGCATTCCCAGAAATCAATTCATTTACCTATGATACTGCTGCCAC CTATGGGTTGCAAATTGACACCATTAGCTTAGATTTCAAGTCTGGTTTGGAGGCTTTGCTAAAGGAAAAACCGATTCGAGCTATCTTCCTTGGAGTTCGAATTGGAGACCCTACTGCG GTTGGTCAAGAACAATTCTCCCCTAGTTCGCCTGGGTGGCCACCTTTCATGAGGGTGAATCCCATTTTAGATTGGTCATACAG AGATGTGTGGGCCTTCCTTTTAACTTGCAAGGTGAACTATTGCAGCCTTTATGATCAAGG TTATACTTCAATTGGGAGCATATACGACACAGTTCCCAACTCATTATTATGCATTAGCAATTCTTCCAATAAATTCAAACCTGCGTATTTACTTGCTGACGGAAGATTAGAGAGGGCAGGGAGGGCTAAAAGGCCATCTACTTCAACTGGTGGACAACATCCTGCAGAGAGCAATGGCCTGACTAGCCAGGATTCACTTAAAAACAGCATGCTCACAGCATCAATCATTGCTGTGGGAGATGAGATTCT GTTTGGCATTGTTGAGGATCAGTTGGGACCTTATTTGTGTAGGAAACTGCATTGCATTGGTTGGTCTGTGTTTCAACATTCTGTTGTGCACAACAAT ATAGATTCTGTGGCCGAAGAAGTTGAGAGACAAAAATCTAAAAGTGATATG GTATTTATATATGGAGGTGTAGGTCCACTGCATTCAGATGTTAGCATAGCAGGCATTGCAAAAGCTTTTGGTGTTCGTTTG GCTCCAgatgaagaatttgaagaataTCTCAGGCATATTATTGGTGATCAATGTACTGGTGACCGGAATGAG ATGGCTCAATTGCCTGAGGGCATAACTGAATTATGGCATCATGACAAATTGTCTGTGCCCTTG ATCAAGTGTGAAAATGTAATAATTCTTAGTGCAACAAATGTTCCAGAGCTGGAAAAGCAGTGGGACTGTTGGATTGAATTAGCAAAATCTAGTGATCTACTAGCATTGCTGGAACCATATGTATCAAAGGACGTGACAACTAATCTGTCAGAT GTTGAAATTGCTCAACCTCTATCAAAGCTTTGCCTTGAATTTCCAGACCTTTATATTG GTTGTTACCGCAAAGCCAGATATGGATCTCTTATAGTAAGCTTCAAAGGAAAG GACCTAACACGCATTGAATCAGCTATAAAAGCATTACACAAGAAGTTTCAACCCAGTGCTTTCGTTGAGATGAACTAG